Proteins from a genomic interval of Lycium ferocissimum isolate CSIRO_LF1 chromosome 2, AGI_CSIRO_Lferr_CH_V1, whole genome shotgun sequence:
- the LOC132047484 gene encoding leucine-rich repeat receptor-like serine/threonine-protein kinase BAM1: protein MNISTDQSSLLALKARITSDPNRILSTNWSSSTSVCNWIGITCGSRHRRITALNISGMGLIGTLPPQIGNLSFLVSLDLNSNNLYGELPPEFSRLRKLRVIDLSVNRFFGYIPSFWGNFKDLRKLSIETNDFKGFIPNSISNLKNLRFLSMKFNHLEGNIPIEIATLQGLKVLSLGYNSLNGSNVLAFLNISSLENLDLENAGLTGALPSDLCRRLPRLQKLNLNLNLLNGEIPRSIVECSELQLLLLMQNNLVGTIPRELGNLQLLQNLDLGKNRLEVDSCAAFHTKGLNYITRIDPIYQKE from the exons ATGAATATAAGCACCGATCAATCTTCTCTTCTAGCCTTGAAAGCCCGCATCACTTCAGATCCTAATCGCATTCTTTCCACAAACTGGTCATCTTCAACTTCAGTTTGTAACTGGATTGGGATCACTTGTGGCTCTCGTCACCGACGAATTACTGCACTGAATATTTCAGGTATGGGACTTATTGGTACCCTCCCGCCACAAATTGGCAACCTCTCTTTTCTTGTTTCACTTGATTTAAACAGCAACAATCTCTACGGTGAACTTCCGCCAGAATTTTCTCGTTTACGAAAATTGAGAGTCATTGATCTTAGTGTCAACCGATTCTTCGGATATATTCCTTCATTTTGGGGTAATTTTAAAGACCTTCGAAAGCTGTCTATTGAAACAAATGATTTCAAAGGGTTCATCCCCAATTCTATCTCAAACTTGAAGAATCTTAGATTCTTGAGTATGAAGTTCAACCATTTGGAAGGAAATATTCCTATAGAAATAGCAACTCTTCAGGGATTGAAAGTTCTATCCTTGGGGTACAATTCACTCAATGGGTCCAATGTGCTTGCATTCTTAAACATCTCATCATTGGAGAATTTGGATCTGGAAAATGCTGGTTTAACTGGTGCTCTTCCATCTGATTTGTGTCGTCGCCTTCCAAGATTGCAAAAGCTTAACCTTAACTTAAACTTGTTAAATGGAGAGATACCAAGAAGCATAGTTGAATGCTCGGAACTTCAACTCCTGTTGTTGATGCAAAATAACTTGGTTGGAACAATTCCAAGAGAACTAGGCAACTTACAGCTGCTGCAAAATTTGGATCTTGGAAAAAACAGGTTAGAAG TTGATAGCTGTGCTGCATTTCATACAAAAGGTTTAAATTACATCACACGGATAGATCCTATCTACCAGAAAGAGTGa
- the LOC132047483 gene encoding receptor kinase-like protein Xa21 — protein MESNAILRPPIFGHKLHFYQVIFPWEGTIPNEIGHLHNLLCLAMESNNLTGSIPITISNISSLANLYMSDNKLQGPLPKEVGNLTMLIWLNLRNNNLAGIIPDEIGNLQELLHLQLDQNNFSGSIPIGIFNMSGLVSLSLSQNHISGSLSSIIEHLPPYLEQIHLLDNNIDGVLPSSISNLSMLTILALGGNELRGSIPESLGKLEFLEVLNLYGNSFTSDLSFITPMANWKNLRELILSFNPLNAMLPKSIGNISSLQIFSAEGCNLMGHVPTEIGNLIKLSYLKLEDNNLTGIIPTTISSLKNLQQFLLGANRISGPFPNGLCELSQLGLLNLSQNHLWGSIPSCLGDVTSLREVYLDSNNFTASVPSSIGNLKDILKLNLSTNFFNGSLPLEVGNLKAVILLDLSWNQISGSIPITLGGLHKLIQLSLAHNRIEGSIPQTFRELINLEALDLSYNNMSGVISKSLEALKQLHSFNVSFNRLHGEIPNGGPFVNLSYQSFLSNEGLCGNPQKHVPACRSNSKSRSISKKRRLIWIAFSVISVIGLISGIVFALMRRQGKIVKAEDAWSPGVAPQRISYYELQRATQSFDGNNLLGSGSFGSVYKGTLADGIVIAVKVFNMQMEGTFLTFDRECEILRNLRHRNLIKIIGSCCNLDFKALILEYMPNKSLDKFLYSQDYCLNIMQRLNIMVDVASALEYLHHGYSVPIIHCDLKPSNVLLDNDMVGHLTDFGIAKLLTKEESIAHTTTFATIGYIAPEYGLEGLVSRRSDVYSYGIMLLETFTKKKPNDEMFTGDTNLRSCVHNLLPNELDQIIDADLLTLDEQNLSQKLQCISSIMELAVNCTSNTAVERMNMTNVVAALEKIKEKLSSCY, from the exons ATGGAGTCCAATGCAATATTGAG ACCACCAATATTCGGGCACAAGTTGCATTTTTACCAAGTTATCTTTCCATGGGAAG GCACAATACCTAACGAGATTGGTCATCTTCATAACTTGTTGTGTTTAGCCATGGAAAGCAATAATCTAACAGGCTCAATCCCAATTACCATATCCAACATTTCATCACTTGCGAATTTATATATGAGTGATAACAAGCTTCAAGGACCTTTACCAAAAGAGGTTGGAAATTTAACTATGCTTATCTGGCTTAATCTTCGAAATAACAACTTGGCAG GTATAATTCCAGATGAAATCGGTAACCTTCAGGAGTTGTTGCACCTTCAATTGGATCAGAATAACTTTAGCGGTTCGATCCCTATTGGTATCTTTAATATGTCAGGGCTTGTATCACTTTCACTTTCACAAAACCACATTTCAGGTAGTCTTTCTTCCATTATAGAGCATTTGCCACCCTATCTTGAACAAATTCATCTACTTGACAATAACATTGATGGTGTTTTACCAAGTTCCATCTCAAACTTGTCAATGCTTACCATACTCGCCCTTGGTGGAAATGAACTTAGGGGTTCAATTCCCGAATCTCTAGGAAAGTTAGAATTTCTAGAAGTTCTCAACTTGTATGGCAACTCCTTCACAAGTGATTTGAGCTTTATCACTCCTATGGCCAATTGGAAAAACTTAAGAGAATTGATATTGTCTTTCAATCCCCTAAATGCAATGCTTCCTAAATCCATCGGCAATATTTCTTCTCTTCAAATATTTTCAGCAGAAGGTTGTAACCTCATGGGTCATGTTCCAACTGAAATTGGAAATCTCATAAAATTATCTTATTTGAAGCTGGAAGACAATAACTTGACTGGCATTATCCCGACGACAATAAGCTCGTTGAAAAACCTTCAACAGTTTTTACTTGGTGCAAACAGAATTAGTGGTCCTTTCCCAAATGGATTGTGTGAGCTATCCCAATTGGGTTTGTTAAACCTTTCACAAAATCATCTGTGGGGAAGTATTCCTAGTTGCTTGGGGGATGTGACTTCCCTAAGAGAGGTTTATCTTGATTCCAATAACTTCACTGCTAGCGTACCTTCAAGTATAGGGAACCTTAAAGACATCTTGAAGCTGAATTTGTCTACAAATTTCTTCAATGGTTCTCTACCACTAGAAGTTGGAAACCTCAAAGCTGTAATACTTCTGGATCTTTCGTGGAACCAAATCTCAGGCAGCATTCCAATTACATTGGGAGGTCTACATAAATTGATTCAACTATCTTTGGCTCACAACAGAATTGAAGGATCTATTCCTCAGACATTCCGggaactcataaatttggaagcATTGGATCTTTCCTATAACAATATGTCCGGTGTGATTTCAAAGTCATTAGAGGCACTTAAGCAACTACATTCCTTTAATGTCTCATTCAACAGGTTACACGGGGAAATTCCAAATGGAGGTCCTTTTGTTAATCTGTCTTACCAGTCGTTCCTATCGAATGAAGGATTGTGTGGTAACCCTCAAAAGCATGTCCCAGCTTGTCGTTCTAATTCAAAGAGCCGTTCTAtttcaaagaaaagaaggttGATATGGATTGCCTTTTCAGTTATCTCTGTAATAGGGCTTATTTCAGGAATAGTTTTTGCATTGATGAGACGtcagggtaaaatagtcaaagcTGAAGATGCGTGGTCACCTGGGGTAGCACCACAAAGAATTTCTTACTATGAACTTCAAAGAGCAACTCAGAGTTTTGATGGAAATAACTTGCTAGGTAGTGGAAGTTTTGGTTCTGTTTACAAAGGAACATTAGCTGATGGGATCGTAATAGCTGTTAAAGTTTTCAACATGCAGATGGAAGGTACATTTCTAACCTTTGATAGAGAATGTGAAATCTTGCGCAATCTACGTCATAGAAATCTCATCAAAATTATTGGCAGCTGCTGTAACTTGGATTTTAAAGCATTGATACTTGAGTACATGCCAAATAAGAGCTTAGACAAGTTTCTATATTCTCAAGATTATTGTTTAAATATAATGCAAAGATTGAATATCATGGTTGATGTTGCATCTGCTCTAGAATATCTCCATCATGGTTACTCTGTACCGATTATTCACTGTGATTTGAAGCCTAGCAATGTGTTACTTGACAACGACATGGTGGGGCACCTAACCGACTTTGGCATTGCTAAACTTTTAACGAAGGAAGAATCTATTGCTCATACTACAACTTTTGCCACAATTGGTTACATTGCTCCAG aGTATGGTTTGGAAGGCCTTGTATCCAGAAGGTCAGATGTTTATAGTTATGGTATCATGCTGTTGGAAACTTTTACCAAAAAGAAACCTAATGATGAAATGTTCACTGGAGATACGAATTTGAGAAGCTGTGTGCATAATTTACTTCCTAATGAGTTGGATCAAATCATAGATGCTGACTTACTAACACTAGATGAACAAAATTTAAGTCAAAAGCTGCAATGTATTTCATCCATCATGGAGTTAGCTGTGAATTGCACATCTAATACTGCAGTTGAAAGGATGAACATGACTAATGTTGTAGCTGCACTGGAAAAGATCAAAGAGAAGCTTTCTTCCTGTTATTAG